In one Procambarus clarkii isolate CNS0578487 chromosome 29, FALCON_Pclarkii_2.0, whole genome shotgun sequence genomic region, the following are encoded:
- the LOC123765108 gene encoding uncharacterized protein isoform X1, with protein MDNFRSLQWLALALSTVSVLSGALVAGCNVETREVGVCLHVYLERDFLTMERIVYPRRNAQRRDIQYNRYSGPGALRQLPNLTELNDATPEGSVGAAAGVLRRVGIPEGSVGSDAGVLRRYGRRQTLSVAEVAKDRHKDQLLKEEDGSWSRVGRSAPDNYAVIDAYGQHGWVEGPELEDYCSRLGTVITCFEDVLVDCDNGYDFFRYRHLLHSLDRVHTYLCRTANDRTSRFLPFLKLIECAERARVGEASCHRPNVTINVWNQILRLEVGPELCDSLNTQRSCLLENEYVLRECGGEAKEELYKNVSGVFLATWCRLPLHSHFFQYARASSLPSSAFSLVLPLLMFLLATLPSCW; from the exons ATGGACAACTTCCGTAGCCTGCAGTGGCTGGCACTGGCACTATCTACCGTCAGTGTACTCTCAG gggcgCTGGTGGCCGGGTGCAACGTGGAGACGAGGGAGGTCGGGGTGTGTCTTCACGTGTACCTTGAGAGGGACTTCCTCACTATGGAACGGATCGTCTACCCACGACGCAACGCTCAACGCCGGGACATACAGTACAACAG GTACTCAGGCCCCGGGGCGCTGCGTCAGCTACCCAATTTGACTGAGCTGAACGATGCCACCCCAGAGGGCAGTGTAGGGGCGGCTGCTGGGGTGTTGAGGAGGGTTGGCATCCCAGAGGGCAGTGTAGGGTCGGATGCAGGAGTGTTGCGGAGGTATGGCAGACGCCAAACGCTTAGTGTGGCAGAAGTGGCgaaagacagacacaaagaccagcttctgaaggaggaggacggctCCTGGAGTAGAGTGGGCCGCAGCGCCCCTGACAACTACGCCGTGATTGACGCCTACGGCCAGCATGGGTGGGTGGAAGGCCCCGAGCTGGAGGACTATTGCAG CCGCCTGGGCACTGTTATCACCTGCTTTGAGGACGTCCTGGTTGACTGTGACAACGGCTATGACTTCTTCAG GTACCGCCACCTCCTGCACTCCCTGGACCGGGTACACACCTACCTCTGCCGCACTGCCAACGATCGCACCTCCAGGTTTCTCC CATTTCTGAAGTTGATAGAGTGCGCAGAGAGAGCACGGGTGGGTGAAGCCTCATGCCACCGACCCAACGTCACCATAAACGTGTGGAACCAGATCCTGCGGCTGGAGGTTGGCCCAGAGCTCTGCGA CTCGCTCAACACGCAGCGATCATGCCTGCTAGAGAACGAGTATGTGCTGCGGGAGTGTGGCGGTGAGGCGAAAGAAGAGCTCTACAAGAATGTTTCGGGGGTGTTCTTGGCTACCTGGTGCCGCTTACCACTACACTCTCACTTTTTCCAGTACGCAAGAGCGTCTAGTCTACCTTCCTCTGCCTTCTCCCTCGTTCTTCCACTGTTGATGTTCCTACTAGCAACTCTCCCATCCTGTTGGTGA
- the LOC123765108 gene encoding uncharacterized protein isoform X2: MERIVYPRRNAQRRDIQYNRYSGPGALRQLPNLTELNDATPEGSVGAAAGVLRRVGIPEGSVGSDAGVLRRYGRRQTLSVAEVAKDRHKDQLLKEEDGSWSRVGRSAPDNYAVIDAYGQHGWVEGPELEDYCSRLGTVITCFEDVLVDCDNGYDFFRYRHLLHSLDRVHTYLCRTANDRTSRFLPFLKLIECAERARVGEASCHRPNVTINVWNQILRLEVGPELCDSLNTQRSCLLENEYVLRECGGEAKEELYKNVSGVFLATWCRLPLHSHFFQYARASSLPSSAFSLVLPLLMFLLATLPSCW, from the exons ATGGAACGGATCGTCTACCCACGACGCAACGCTCAACGCCGGGACATACAGTACAACAG GTACTCAGGCCCCGGGGCGCTGCGTCAGCTACCCAATTTGACTGAGCTGAACGATGCCACCCCAGAGGGCAGTGTAGGGGCGGCTGCTGGGGTGTTGAGGAGGGTTGGCATCCCAGAGGGCAGTGTAGGGTCGGATGCAGGAGTGTTGCGGAGGTATGGCAGACGCCAAACGCTTAGTGTGGCAGAAGTGGCgaaagacagacacaaagaccagcttctgaaggaggaggacggctCCTGGAGTAGAGTGGGCCGCAGCGCCCCTGACAACTACGCCGTGATTGACGCCTACGGCCAGCATGGGTGGGTGGAAGGCCCCGAGCTGGAGGACTATTGCAG CCGCCTGGGCACTGTTATCACCTGCTTTGAGGACGTCCTGGTTGACTGTGACAACGGCTATGACTTCTTCAG GTACCGCCACCTCCTGCACTCCCTGGACCGGGTACACACCTACCTCTGCCGCACTGCCAACGATCGCACCTCCAGGTTTCTCC CATTTCTGAAGTTGATAGAGTGCGCAGAGAGAGCACGGGTGGGTGAAGCCTCATGCCACCGACCCAACGTCACCATAAACGTGTGGAACCAGATCCTGCGGCTGGAGGTTGGCCCAGAGCTCTGCGA CTCGCTCAACACGCAGCGATCATGCCTGCTAGAGAACGAGTATGTGCTGCGGGAGTGTGGCGGTGAGGCGAAAGAAGAGCTCTACAAGAATGTTTCGGGGGTGTTCTTGGCTACCTGGTGCCGCTTACCACTACACTCTCACTTTTTCCAGTACGCAAGAGCGTCTAGTCTACCTTCCTCTGCCTTCTCCCTCGTTCTTCCACTGTTGATGTTCCTACTAGCAACTCTCCCATCCTGTTGGTGA